One stretch of Geminocystis sp. M7585_C2015_104 DNA includes these proteins:
- a CDS encoding FtsX-like permease family protein — translation MKTPLAWLQLSREKIRLLIAVAGISFADILMFMQLGFKTALLNSAVRIHDKIEGDVFLISTQSNAITSMKSFSSRRLYEAMAVEGVDWVNPLYLSFATWKNPVNNKGRRILTIGFNPKNPVFKLPDFEKNLDKLKLPDHVLFDTASRAEFGPIPQMFQSGMTVKTEVNDRRITVAGLFTIGATFGADGNIITSDLNFLRLFPNRDKGLIEVGVIKLKPGVDTQAVINTLKQKLSGGDVLVLSREEFVNHEKKYWETSTAIGFVFNLGTIMGLIVGIVIVYQILYTDVADHLPEYATLKAMGYTDNYLLGLVFQQAVILACIGFLPGLGFSTFLYHITAKATRLAIYMNKSLITSVFLLTLFMCFFSGAIAVNKLKQADPADIF, via the coding sequence ATGAAAACACCTCTTGCTTGGTTACAATTAAGCCGTGAGAAAATCCGTCTTTTAATCGCAGTTGCCGGGATTAGTTTTGCCGACATCCTGATGTTTATGCAACTGGGATTTAAGACTGCCCTGTTGAATAGTGCCGTAAGGATTCACGACAAAATTGAAGGCGATGTTTTTTTAATCAGTACTCAGTCTAATGCCATAACCTCTATGAAAAGTTTTTCTAGTCGTCGTCTTTATGAGGCTATGGCAGTAGAAGGGGTAGATTGGGTCAATCCTCTATATCTCAGTTTTGCTACCTGGAAAAATCCTGTTAATAACAAGGGCAGAAGAATTTTAACTATAGGATTCAATCCTAAAAATCCAGTATTTAAACTGCCAGATTTCGAGAAAAATTTAGATAAATTGAAATTACCGGATCATGTACTGTTTGACACTGCTTCCAGGGCAGAATTTGGCCCCATCCCCCAAATGTTCCAGTCGGGGATGACTGTTAAAACAGAAGTTAATGACCGAAGGATAACTGTAGCGGGATTGTTTACCATTGGAGCTACTTTCGGAGCGGATGGGAATATCATAACCAGTGATTTAAATTTCCTCCGTCTATTCCCCAACAGGGATAAGGGTTTGATAGAGGTAGGGGTGATTAAACTAAAACCCGGTGTTGACACTCAGGCAGTTATCAATACCCTAAAACAAAAACTCAGTGGTGGCGATGTCTTAGTTTTGTCTCGGGAGGAATTTGTCAACCACGAGAAGAAATATTGGGAAACTAGTACTGCCATTGGTTTTGTCTTTAACCTGGGCACTATAATGGGGCTAATCGTCGGCATTGTTATAGTGTACCAGATTCTCTACACCGACGTCGCCGACCACCTGCCAGAGTATGCCACCCTCAAGGCTATGGGTTATACCGACAATTATCTACTGGGTTTAGTCTTTCAACAAGCCGTCATTCTCGCCTGTATTGGTTTTCTTCCCGGATTAGGTTTTTCCACTTTTCTCTACCACATCACCGCCAAAGCCACCAGACTAGCTATTTACATGAACAAATCTCTAATTACCTCCGTCTTCCTATTGACATTATTCATGTGCTTCTTTTCTGGCGCCATTGCCGTTAACAAACTCAAACAGGCCGATCCTGCCGATATTTTCTGA
- the dnaK gene encoding molecular chaperone DnaK — translation MGKIVGIDLGTTNSVVAVMEGGKPVVIANAEGFRTTPSVVAYTKNGDRLVGQIAKRQAVMNPENTFYSVKRFIGRKYDEVINEISEVPYKVLNVNGNVRLDCPALGKQFAPEEISAQVLRKLIEDASKYLGEPVKEAVITVPAYFNDSQRQATKDAGRIAGIEVKRIINEPTAASLAYGLDKKTNETILVFDLGGGTFDVSILEVGDGVFEVLATSGDTHLGGDDFDKKIVDWLAEEFKAREGIDLRKDRQALQRLTEAAEKAKIELSSVTQTEINLPFITATADGPKHLEMTLTRAKFEALCADLIDRCKGPVEQALKDAKLTPSDIDEVVLVGGSTRIPAVQELVRRMLGKEPNQSVNPDEVVAVGAAIQAGVLAGEVKDILLLDVTPLSLGVETLGGVMTTIIPRNTTIPTKKSEIFSTAVDGQTNVEIHVLQGERPLAKDNKSLGTFRLDGIPPAPRGVPQIEVTFDIDANGILHVTAKDKGTGKEQSITITGASTLPPEEVERMVKEAEANAAADRAKRERIERRNQADSLVYQAERQLKEFGDKISASDKSRIEKLISDLKDAINRDDDDKIKSTMPELQQALYSIGTSVYQSAAAAGASSGASTSSSSSGGDDVIDAEFSEGDNK, via the coding sequence ATGGGAAAAATAGTTGGTATTGATTTGGGCACCACCAACTCAGTGGTAGCCGTAATGGAAGGTGGAAAGCCAGTAGTTATTGCCAATGCTGAGGGTTTTAGAACAACCCCTTCTGTGGTAGCATATACCAAAAATGGGGACCGTCTGGTAGGACAAATTGCTAAACGCCAGGCGGTGATGAATCCTGAAAATACCTTCTATTCCGTCAAGCGTTTTATTGGCAGAAAATATGACGAGGTAATCAACGAGATTTCAGAAGTCCCCTACAAGGTACTAAATGTAAATGGTAATGTCAGACTGGACTGCCCAGCCTTAGGGAAGCAATTTGCCCCAGAAGAAATCTCAGCCCAGGTATTGAGAAAACTAATAGAAGATGCTAGTAAGTATTTAGGGGAGCCCGTCAAGGAAGCCGTAATTACTGTACCTGCCTACTTCAACGACTCTCAGCGTCAGGCCACTAAAGACGCGGGCAGAATCGCCGGGATTGAGGTGAAACGTATTATTAATGAGCCTACTGCGGCTTCTCTAGCCTACGGGTTAGATAAGAAAACCAACGAGACTATCCTGGTATTTGACTTGGGTGGTGGGACCTTTGACGTATCTATCCTAGAAGTTGGTGACGGTGTATTTGAAGTGTTGGCCACCTCTGGCGACACCCACCTGGGTGGTGACGACTTTGACAAGAAAATTGTAGACTGGTTGGCAGAAGAATTTAAGGCCAGAGAAGGTATTGACTTACGTAAGGACAGACAGGCTCTACAACGTCTCACAGAAGCGGCAGAAAAGGCTAAGATAGAACTGTCTAGCGTCACCCAGACAGAAATCAACCTGCCCTTTATCACCGCCACTGCCGATGGTCCCAAACACCTAGAAATGACCCTCACCAGGGCTAAATTTGAGGCTCTCTGTGCTGATTTGATCGATCGTTGCAAGGGCCCCGTCGAACAGGCCCTAAAGGATGCTAAACTAACTCCCAGTGACATTGATGAGGTAGTATTAGTAGGGGGTTCTACTCGTATCCCAGCAGTACAAGAACTAGTCAGAAGAATGCTGGGCAAAGAGCCCAATCAAAGTGTTAACCCTGACGAAGTGGTAGCCGTCGGCGCCGCTATTCAAGCGGGTGTATTGGCTGGTGAGGTTAAAGACATCCTCCTGTTGGACGTAACACCTTTGTCTCTCGGCGTGGAGACTCTTGGCGGTGTGATGACTACTATTATCCCCAGAAACACCACTATTCCCACCAAGAAGTCCGAAATCTTCTCCACCGCCGTGGATGGTCAAACTAACGTAGAGATTCATGTACTACAAGGGGAGAGACCGTTGGCCAAAGACAACAAAAGCCTTGGCACCTTCCGTCTAGATGGTATTCCTCCTGCGCCAAGGGGTGTGCCTCAAATTGAAGTCACCTTTGACATTGACGCCAATGGTATTCTTCACGTGACCGCCAAAGACAAAGGTACAGGTAAGGAACAGTCTATCACTATTACTGGCGCCTCTACTCTGCCCCCCGAAGAGGTAGAAAGGATGGTGAAAGAGGCTGAGGCTAATGCCGCCGCCGACAGGGCAAAACGAGAAAGGATCGAACGTCGTAACCAAGCCGACTCTCTTGTCTACCAAGCCGAAAGACAACTCAAAGAATTTGGTGACAAGATTTCCGCCAGCGACAAATCCAGAATCGAAAAACTCATCTCCGACTTGAAGGATGCCATAAACAGAGACGACGACGACAAGATTAAGTCCACTATGCCTGAACTACAACAAGCGTTATACTCTATCGGCACCAGTGTATATCAATCCGCTGCCGCAGCCGGGGCATCCAGTGGTGCCAGCACAAGTAGTAGTTCAAGCGGTGGCGACGATGTCATAGATGCTGAATTCTCTGAAGGTGACAACAAGTAA
- the zds gene encoding 9,9'-di-cis-zeta-carotene desaturase, which yields MRVVIVGAGLAGLATAVELADAGCEVEIFESRPFVGGKVGSWVDADGNHIEMGLHVFFGCYYNLFALMEKVGAIKNLRLKEHTHTFINKGGRIGELDFRFPLGAPFNGLKAFFTTSQLSVADKIANSIALGTSPIIRGLFDFQGAMKQIRQLDSISFADWFRQHGGNEGSLKRMWNPIAYALGFIDTENISARCMLTIFQFFAARTEASVLRMLEGSPYEYLHKPIINYLEARGAKIHLRRRVRELKYQEDSFGNTFVTGIVVAKGDTEELVTADAYVCACDVPGIQKLIPPAWRKWPLFDNIYKLDTVPVATVQLRFDGWVTELKDEKKRRQLQQAAGIDNLLYTADADFSCFADLALCSPADYFRPGQGSLLQLVLTPGDPFIRESNEKIAQHVLKQVHELFPSSRDLNMTWYSVVKLAQSLYREAPGMDVYRPSQTTPVANLFLAGSYTQQDYIDSMEGATISGLQAARAILRVDKKVLAMA from the coding sequence ATGCGAGTTGTAATAGTGGGCGCAGGACTGGCAGGATTGGCCACAGCAGTAGAATTGGCAGATGCGGGCTGTGAGGTGGAAATATTCGAGTCTAGGCCATTTGTGGGGGGAAAGGTGGGCAGTTGGGTGGATGCAGATGGCAATCACATTGAAATGGGTTTACATGTGTTTTTTGGCTGTTATTACAATCTTTTTGCCTTGATGGAGAAGGTGGGGGCCATAAAAAACTTACGTTTGAAGGAACATACCCATACGTTTATCAATAAAGGTGGCAGAATAGGAGAGTTGGATTTCCGTTTTCCCCTGGGTGCGCCGTTTAACGGTTTGAAGGCTTTTTTTACCACCTCCCAGTTGTCGGTGGCGGACAAAATTGCCAATTCCATCGCCTTGGGCACTAGTCCCATTATAAGGGGGTTGTTTGACTTTCAGGGGGCAATGAAACAAATCCGCCAGTTGGACAGTATCAGCTTTGCTGACTGGTTTCGGCAACACGGCGGCAATGAGGGGAGTTTGAAGAGGATGTGGAATCCCATTGCCTATGCCCTAGGCTTCATCGATACGGAAAATATATCCGCCCGTTGTATGTTGACTATTTTCCAGTTTTTTGCCGCCAGGACTGAGGCGTCTGTGTTGAGGATGCTAGAAGGTTCACCCTATGAGTACCTCCATAAACCTATTATCAACTACCTAGAGGCCCGAGGTGCAAAAATCCATCTTCGTCGTCGTGTTAGGGAGCTTAAGTATCAGGAAGACTCTTTTGGTAACACTTTTGTCACCGGTATAGTAGTTGCTAAGGGGGACACTGAAGAATTGGTAACGGCAGACGCCTACGTATGTGCCTGTGATGTACCTGGTATTCAAAAATTAATCCCCCCCGCCTGGAGGAAATGGCCTCTGTTCGACAACATATATAAGTTAGACACGGTACCAGTGGCTACAGTTCAATTACGCTTTGATGGCTGGGTGACAGAATTAAAGGATGAAAAGAAACGGCGTCAGTTGCAACAGGCGGCTGGCATTGACAATCTATTATACACTGCCGATGCGGACTTTTCTTGTTTTGCTGATTTGGCCCTATGTAGTCCAGCAGACTATTTTCGTCCAGGACAAGGTTCTCTGTTACAATTGGTGTTAACCCCAGGGGACCCCTTTATTAGAGAAAGTAATGAGAAGATTGCCCAACATGTGTTAAAACAGGTACATGAATTGTTCCCTTCCTCCCGAGATTTGAACATGACCTGGTATAGTGTGGTGAAACTGGCTCAGTCTCTCTACAGAGAGGCCCCGGGGATGGATGTATACCGCCCCTCCCAAACCACACCAGTAGCTAACCTCTTCCTGGCAGGCAGCTACACCCAACAGGATTATATTGATAGCATGGAGGGAGCCACCATTTCCGGATTGCAGGCAGCTAGGGCAATTCTGAGGGTAGACAAGAAGGTGTTGGCTATGGCCTAA
- a CDS encoding RNA methyltransferase, which yields MTQIEDIRIVLVEPEGEGNIGAIARVMRNMALTELVIVSPKCNPFSGEAKKMAVHGIEVLMNAKIVNSVIEALQGCQKAIATTAREREVPTPLETPKEALPWLLEDASKGAILFGPESRGLSNEELSHAQRFVRIPANPQYPSLNLAQAVGICAYELYQIYQAKTQKPPQPRENHKRENHNLATIEQLEGYYQHLERILLRVGYLQPHTAKITMEKLKRIINRGQLSDKELAMLRGMLRQVEWALDHPQPP from the coding sequence ATGACACAGATAGAGGACATAAGAATAGTTCTAGTGGAACCAGAAGGGGAAGGCAATATAGGCGCCATTGCCCGAGTGATGCGCAATATGGCCTTGACGGAATTAGTGATAGTGAGCCCCAAGTGCAACCCCTTTTCCGGGGAGGCGAAAAAGATGGCCGTCCACGGAATTGAAGTATTAATGAACGCCAAAATAGTGAACAGTGTCATTGAGGCCCTACAGGGGTGTCAAAAAGCTATTGCTACCACCGCAAGGGAAAGAGAAGTCCCAACCCCCCTGGAAACCCCAAAAGAGGCGCTCCCATGGCTTCTAGAGGATGCAAGTAAGGGTGCTATCCTATTTGGGCCAGAAAGCCGGGGATTGAGCAACGAGGAGTTGAGCCATGCCCAGCGTTTCGTCCGTATTCCTGCCAATCCCCAATACCCCTCCCTAAACTTGGCCCAAGCTGTAGGTATTTGTGCTTATGAGTTATACCAGATATATCAGGCAAAAACACAAAAGCCCCCCCAGCCGAGAGAAAACCATAAACGGGAAAACCATAATCTGGCCACCATTGAACAACTGGAGGGGTATTACCAGCACCTGGAGAGGATACTACTAAGGGTAGGATACCTTCAACCCCATACGGCTAAGATAACCATGGAGAAACTAAAAAGAATCATAAACCGTGGACAACTCAGTGACAAGGAATTGGCCATGTTGAGGGGAATGTTAAGACAGGTGGAATGGGCGTTAGATCACCCTCAACCCCCTTAG
- a CDS encoding DUF2470 domain-containing protein, whose protein sequence is MKEVITPQVSARICKHMNDDHADALILYAQYFAKLDNFKTAKMLSIDNKAMYLSIDGNDERPVRIEFDHVLEDARDAHHTLVEMLKKARKNLQNGGMGEG, encoded by the coding sequence ATGAAGGAAGTTATTACTCCCCAGGTGAGTGCTCGCATTTGTAAACACATGAATGACGACCATGCAGATGCCCTGATTTTATATGCCCAATATTTTGCCAAATTAGACAACTTTAAAACAGCCAAAATGCTGTCTATCGATAACAAAGCTATGTATCTTAGCATAGACGGCAACGACGAAAGGCCAGTGAGAATAGAGTTTGATCATGTTTTGGAAGATGCCAGGGATGCCCATCACACCCTGGTAGAAATGTTAAAGAAAGCCAGGAAGAATTTACAGAATGGGGGTATGGGTGAGGGGTAG
- a CDS encoding alanine--glyoxylate aminotransferase family protein translates to MQDKLMLMIPGPTPVPERVLLAMARHPIGHRSGEFSKILSEVMAGLKWLHQTQNEICILCASGTGAMEAGIINFLSPGDKVLVGNNGKFGDRWAKLSRAFGLDVEEITAEWGKALNPENFREKLEADKEKKIKAVIITHSETSTGVLNDLETINKHVKAHGEALIIVDAVTSLGAVNVPVDEWGLDVVASGSQKGYMIPPGLGFVAVSEKAWKAYEKATLPKFYLDLGAYRKANAKNSTPFTPPVNLIFALKEALAMMKEEGLENIFARHKRLTQLTREGVRALGLPLFARDEDASPAITAVIPDRHDAETIRATMRKKFDIALAGGQDHLKGKIFRIGHLGFVSERDIYTVLSALKETLAELGL, encoded by the coding sequence ATGCAAGACAAATTGATGTTAATGATTCCTGGCCCCACCCCGGTGCCTGAAAGGGTGTTGTTGGCCATGGCTAGACATCCCATAGGCCATAGAAGCGGCGAATTCAGTAAAATCCTTTCTGAGGTGATGGCCGGGTTGAAATGGCTACATCAAACCCAAAATGAAATCTGCATACTCTGTGCCTCGGGCACTGGGGCCATGGAGGCGGGGATCATTAACTTCCTCAGCCCGGGGGATAAAGTCCTAGTAGGGAACAATGGGAAATTTGGCGATCGCTGGGCCAAGTTGAGTCGTGCCTTTGGCCTGGATGTGGAAGAGATTACCGCCGAATGGGGTAAGGCTTTAAATCCCGAAAACTTTAGAGAAAAACTAGAGGCTGACAAAGAGAAAAAAATTAAGGCCGTCATTATCACCCATTCGGAAACCTCCACCGGGGTATTAAATGATTTAGAAACTATTAACAAACACGTCAAAGCCCACGGCGAGGCTCTCATCATCGTCGACGCCGTTACCAGTCTGGGGGCAGTAAATGTTCCTGTAGATGAATGGGGTCTGGACGTAGTGGCATCTGGCTCACAAAAAGGTTACATGATTCCCCCGGGCCTGGGCTTCGTGGCGGTGAGTGAAAAAGCCTGGAAGGCATATGAAAAAGCCACCCTCCCCAAATTCTATCTGGATCTGGGGGCCTATCGCAAGGCCAATGCCAAGAATAGTACTCCCTTCACCCCCCCAGTCAACCTCATTTTTGCTCTTAAAGAGGCATTAGCTATGATGAAGGAGGAGGGGTTAGAAAACATCTTTGCCCGTCATAAACGCCTCACCCAACTCACCCGTGAAGGAGTAAGGGCATTGGGATTGCCTCTGTTTGCCCGTGACGAAGACGCCTCCCCGGCCATCACCGCCGTTATCCCTGACAGACACGATGCCGAGACGATTCGTGCCACTATGAGGAAGAAATTTGATATCGCCCTGGCTGGCGGACAGGACCACCTCAAGGGTAAAATCTTCCGTATTGGCCATTTGGGCTTCGTTAGCGAAAGAGATATTTACACTGTCCTTTCCGCCCTCAAAGAAACCCTTGCTGAATTGGGGTTATAG